Proteins encoded within one genomic window of Halodesulfurarchaeum formicicum:
- the dnaG gene encoding DNA primase DnaG — protein MEDTAKYLIHAGFVADGVIERSDVVGAVFGQTEGLLGDELELRDLQESSKLGRIDVEVRSEGGTSRGTITIASSLDRVETATLAAALEAIDRIGPSQATVEIDRIEDVRAAKRREVVERAKELLATAFDEQVMDSRAILEEVRESIRVGDIIEYEGLPAGPNVAESDAVIVVEGRADVRTLLRYGIKNAIAVEGTDVPEAVAALTREKTATAFLDGDRGGDLIREELMQVGELDYVALSPPGRSVEDLSRHEVHTALQEKVPVEALERERSTESDSATASQPGSSATDGGGGTVAVTTETVSPQPAESADSEPDSETTTGDTAATLAAQIEAVSGSESARVLDAEFRLLESGDLDAARSLVRAAGDDARTVLVDGSVAQPLLDVAAKHGVTAIYGTGEGDIVKQPASVRIRSLDAS, from the coding sequence ATGGAGGACACGGCGAAATATCTCATCCACGCGGGCTTTGTCGCCGACGGCGTCATCGAGCGCAGCGACGTCGTCGGGGCCGTCTTCGGCCAGACCGAGGGCCTGCTCGGGGACGAACTCGAACTCCGTGACCTCCAGGAATCCTCGAAGCTTGGACGGATCGACGTCGAGGTACGGAGCGAGGGCGGGACGTCCCGGGGAACCATCACGATCGCGAGCAGCCTCGATCGGGTCGAAACCGCGACCCTCGCGGCCGCCCTGGAGGCGATCGACCGGATCGGCCCGAGCCAGGCCACCGTCGAAATCGACCGGATCGAGGACGTCCGGGCGGCAAAGCGCCGCGAGGTCGTCGAGCGGGCGAAGGAACTGCTCGCCACGGCCTTCGACGAACAGGTGATGGACAGCCGGGCGATCCTGGAGGAGGTCCGTGAGAGCATCCGGGTCGGGGACATCATCGAGTACGAGGGACTGCCGGCCGGCCCGAACGTCGCGGAGAGCGACGCCGTCATCGTCGTCGAGGGGCGGGCGGACGTTCGCACGCTGCTCCGCTATGGCATCAAAAACGCGATCGCTGTGGAGGGGACCGACGTCCCGGAGGCGGTCGCGGCACTCACCCGGGAGAAGACCGCTACGGCCTTCCTCGACGGCGACCGGGGCGGCGATCTCATTCGGGAGGAACTCATGCAGGTCGGGGAGCTCGATTACGTGGCGCTCTCGCCGCCGGGCCGGTCCGTCGAGGACCTCTCGCGACACGAGGTTCACACCGCCCTCCAGGAGAAAGTCCCCGTCGAGGCCCTGGAACGCGAGCGATCGACCGAGTCGGATTCGGCCACGGCTTCACAACCCGGATCCTCGGCGACCGACGGCGGTGGCGGCACCGTCGCGGTCACTACCGAGACGGTGAGCCCCCAGCCCGCCGAGTCGGCCGACTCGGAACCCGACTCTGAAACCACGACGGGCGACACGGCGGCCACCCTGGCCGCACAGATCGAGGCTGTCAGCGGGAGTGAGTCCGCCCGCGTGCTCGACGCGGAGTTCCGACTCCTCGAGAGCGGCGACCTGGATGCAGCCCGCTCGCTCGTCCGGGCGGCCGGCGACGACGCGCGAACGGTCCTCGTCGACGGCTCGGTCGCCCAGCCCCTGCTCGATGTCGCGGCGAAACACGGTGTGACCGCGATTTATGGGACCGGCGAGGGCGATATCGTCAAGCAACCCGCCTCGGTGCGGATCCGCTCGCTCGACGCCAGCTAG
- a CDS encoding DUF92 domain-containing protein: protein MNRPLSRTATFAALSTVSLAVAPSVWGTITAFLAVATAGALVTTGPVFEALSTAVDEKDGRLRTLISFALTGAALAALIVAVELPKPVYVTAMVTLGFGDLGRRIFEAVRPVPILATAGFVFVGGAAGIGGQLLLNAFSGAVGHGPTILFLAASAAFLGALLRSVLVARNDPLVLGFLTVLLWLLAALAGDITWTAVLVGLGVSFLFGSLSIALETASIPGMLTGVFLSLLAVVLGGYGWFVLLIAFFGIGGLSTKFRYDEKVSRGVAEPNEGARGTGNVLGNSLAALFALLLYAAHAQLPVPGIVFVYAFAGSVATALADTLSSEIGGLYDRPRLVTTLSRVEPGTDGAVTWQGELAGAGGATIIGLLAWLVLPISGIGVVLVVLAGLVGMTVDSLAGATIEGEHVGNQAVNFIATSAGGCAGAILALF from the coding sequence GTGAACCGTCCACTCTCCCGAACGGCGACGTTCGCGGCGCTGTCCACGGTTTCCCTGGCCGTGGCGCCTTCGGTGTGGGGGACGATAACAGCCTTTCTCGCGGTCGCGACCGCCGGGGCCCTGGTGACCACAGGACCGGTCTTCGAGGCGCTCTCGACGGCCGTCGACGAAAAAGACGGTCGCCTGCGGACCCTCATCTCGTTTGCGCTCACCGGGGCGGCACTGGCGGCCCTGATCGTGGCCGTCGAGCTCCCGAAACCCGTCTACGTCACGGCGATGGTGACCCTCGGGTTCGGTGATCTGGGCCGACGCATTTTTGAAGCGGTCCGGCCAGTCCCGATCCTCGCGACGGCGGGGTTCGTGTTCGTCGGCGGGGCCGCCGGCATCGGTGGCCAACTCCTCTTGAACGCGTTTTCGGGTGCGGTCGGCCACGGACCGACGATCCTCTTTCTCGCCGCGAGCGCCGCGTTCCTCGGGGCGCTCCTCCGCTCGGTGCTCGTCGCCCGGAACGATCCCCTGGTGCTCGGGTTTCTGACCGTGCTGCTCTGGCTGCTCGCCGCGCTGGCCGGGGACATTACCTGGACCGCGGTGCTCGTGGGCCTGGGCGTGTCCTTTCTGTTCGGCTCGCTCTCGATCGCGCTCGAAACCGCCTCGATTCCCGGGATGCTCACCGGCGTGTTCCTCTCGCTTTTGGCGGTCGTGCTGGGTGGGTACGGCTGGTTCGTCCTGCTGATCGCCTTCTTCGGGATCGGCGGGCTCTCCACGAAGTTCCGCTACGACGAGAAAGTGAGTCGAGGGGTCGCGGAGCCGAACGAGGGCGCTCGCGGGACCGGTAACGTCCTCGGGAACTCCCTGGCAGCGCTCTTTGCCCTGCTGCTCTATGCGGCCCACGCCCAGCTTCCCGTTCCGGGAATCGTCTTCGTCTATGCCTTCGCGGGGAGCGTGGCGACCGCGCTGGCTGACACTCTCTCCAGTGAAATCGGTGGCCTGTACGACCGGCCGCGCCTGGTCACCACCCTCTCGCGGGTCGAACCGGGCACCGACGGCGCGGTGACCTGGCAGGGTGAACTTGCGGGGGCTGGCGGCGCGACGATCATCGGCCTGCTCGCGTGGTTGGTCCTCCCGATCTCGGGGATCGGCGTCGTGCTCGTGGTGCTCGCTGGACTCGTGGGTATGACAGTCGACAGCCTCGCCGGGGCCACGATCGAGGGCGAACACGTCGGGAATCAGGCCGTGAACTTCATCGCCACGAGTGCCGGTGGCTGTGCGGGCGCGATCCTCGCTCTCTTCTAG
- a CDS encoding undecaprenyl diphosphate synthase family protein encodes MALYDRYLGLRVRLAAGEPPAHVALVITERDLLEQGAYGSLERFVELAFDVGAERVTVYVSVLDEAVLDTVERSVEALEFPREVAVRDPRTPEPGSAPIQINLGLGGKEEFATAVRSIAEAVDRGDLDPDSIEAADIEDRLVFADEPDLVIKTGEERLSDFMIWQSVYSELYFTDVNWRDFRDREFFRAVLEYKQRTRRFGQ; translated from the coding sequence GTGGCGCTTTACGACCGGTATCTGGGCCTTCGCGTTCGACTCGCGGCCGGCGAGCCACCGGCCCACGTCGCGCTGGTCATCACCGAGCGTGACCTCCTCGAACAGGGGGCCTACGGCAGCCTGGAGCGGTTCGTGGAACTCGCCTTCGACGTCGGGGCCGAGCGAGTGACGGTGTACGTGAGCGTGCTCGACGAGGCCGTCCTGGACACCGTCGAGCGGTCGGTCGAAGCTCTCGAGTTCCCACGCGAGGTCGCGGTCCGTGACCCGCGAACTCCCGAACCCGGCTCGGCCCCGATTCAGATCAACCTCGGGCTGGGGGGCAAAGAGGAGTTCGCCACCGCCGTGCGATCGATCGCCGAGGCCGTCGATCGCGGGGATCTGGACCCGGATTCGATCGAGGCGGCGGACATCGAGGACCGACTGGTCTTCGCGGACGAACCCGACCTGGTCATCAAGACCGGGGAGGAGCGACTCTCGGATTTCATGATCTGGCAGTCGGTGTACTCCGAGTTGTACTTCACCGACGTCAACTGGCGGGACTTCCGTGACCGGGAGTTCTTCCGGGCCGTCCTGGAGTACAAACAGCGCACTCGTCGGTTCGGACAGTGA
- a CDS encoding tubulin/FtsZ family protein has product MKAALVGLGQAGGRIAEAIRDADRQAGYGAVGGVLAVNTARTDLTGLDVDTMLIGQDRVAGHGVGADNELGAEIMTDDRGEVLAGLDGIITAETDAVVLVAGLGGGTGSGAGPVLAQELKRIYDQPIYGLGILPGRDEGALYQQNAGQSLKTFAREADSLLLVENDAWRQADESVAASFRAINEKIARRLDFLFAAGEGVEGVGESVVDASEVINTLRPGDMAAVGYAAADAAPDPGENVNVITSTARRALLTGMSVPETTRGEAALVLVAGDPDRLSRKGIERARKWIESETGTMVVRGGDLPIRGDRIAVVVILSGIAGSPRLQSFLERATAASQAVEEETDRKNAFQNDELEDLF; this is encoded by the coding sequence ATGAAAGCCGCCCTGGTCGGGCTCGGACAGGCAGGGGGACGGATCGCCGAGGCGATCCGGGACGCCGATCGGCAAGCCGGATACGGGGCTGTCGGGGGCGTCCTGGCGGTCAACACCGCACGGACGGACCTCACCGGCCTCGACGTGGACACCATGTTGATCGGCCAGGACCGCGTGGCCGGTCATGGCGTGGGGGCCGACAACGAACTCGGCGCGGAGATCATGACCGACGATCGGGGCGAAGTCCTGGCCGGACTCGACGGGATCATCACCGCGGAAACCGACGCGGTGGTGCTCGTCGCCGGACTGGGCGGTGGCACCGGCAGCGGGGCCGGCCCGGTTCTCGCCCAGGAGCTCAAACGCATCTACGACCAGCCGATCTACGGGCTCGGGATCCTTCCGGGCCGGGACGAGGGTGCGCTCTACCAGCAAAACGCCGGCCAGTCGCTCAAGACCTTCGCGCGGGAGGCCGACTCGTTGCTCCTGGTCGAGAACGACGCCTGGCGACAGGCCGATGAGAGTGTCGCAGCGTCCTTCCGGGCCATCAACGAGAAGATCGCCCGACGGCTCGATTTCCTCTTTGCCGCCGGCGAAGGGGTCGAGGGAGTCGGCGAGTCGGTCGTCGACGCGAGCGAGGTGATCAACACGCTCCGGCCGGGCGACATGGCAGCCGTGGGCTATGCCGCCGCGGACGCCGCACCCGATCCCGGCGAGAACGTGAACGTCATCACGAGCACGGCCCGGCGAGCCCTGCTGACCGGCATGAGCGTCCCGGAAACCACACGCGGGGAGGCCGCGCTGGTGCTCGTGGCCGGCGATCCGGACCGACTCTCGCGAAAGGGAATCGAGCGGGCCCGGAAGTGGATCGAGTCCGAGACGGGCACTATGGTCGTCCGGGGCGGCGATCTACCGATCCGGGGCGACCGCATCGCCGTAGTCGTCATCCTCTCGGGTATCGCCGGGTCGCCGCGGCTCCAATCGTTCCTGGAACGGGCCACCGCAGCCAGTCAGGCGGTCGAGGAGGAAACTGATCGGAAAAACGCCTTCCAGAACGACGAATTGGAGGACCTGTTCTAA
- a CDS encoding type B DNA-directed DNA polymerase — translation MFKIDYREDGAVRRWTTTEDGATVTVDTDYRPTIYLWAAEWETVQTHREHVAAHPNVASVTVASKRPGWRHDPQDVLEVTLTDIEAVDALAPQLANMGRPGDLRLFNVDFSRGFRYCLETGQSPVPTGSLHTLSIDVPAVEVHREGHLREATVEGESITGDPSQVLDGVLDRIHDADPDVLVLSSAEIVPELFAIADTQERDPIAVGRLPGYRKLAGESTYESYGQVGHSPARYSVPGRAIIDRSNTFFYAQTNLAGVLDLVARSHKPLQELAWASIGNVLTAIQIRAATRRDVLVPWRSFRHEQFKTMGQLRAADRGGFTFSPDVGLHEDVHELDFASMYPNIIVTRNISPETIRGDCDSSTTVPELDYEICEQPGYLPDVLEPLVTAREEIKAERAATDDPEQRAALAGRAEAIKWILVSCFGYQGFSNAKFGRIEAHEAINAYAREILLTAKERLEAGGWRVVHGIVDSIWVTPMAETDQRPLGEITAAITEATGIELEYEAAYDWVAFVPKKDTEAGALTRYFGRRADPAPDESPVKVRGIEARQRSTCDWVGDLQRTLIEVLDEHREPEPVLDVLRERLDRLARGAVDPERLLLTNRVGKPLAEYTQSTRNVAALKRTRATGIDLAPGQDVSYVVVDDSKTTRERVRLQGEPLEDYDADFYRKRAVRAAASVLSPLGVRERDIESHLADFESTSVTGWTVSREM, via the coding sequence ATGTTCAAAATCGACTACCGCGAGGACGGGGCCGTCCGCCGCTGGACGACGACCGAGGACGGGGCAACAGTCACGGTGGACACGGACTACCGACCGACGATCTACCTCTGGGCCGCTGAGTGGGAGACCGTCCAGACCCACCGGGAGCACGTCGCGGCCCATCCAAACGTGGCCTCAGTGACCGTCGCCTCGAAACGACCGGGCTGGCGACACGACCCCCAGGACGTGCTCGAAGTGACCCTGACCGACATCGAGGCGGTCGACGCGCTCGCGCCGCAGTTGGCGAACATGGGCCGGCCCGGTGACCTCCGCCTCTTCAACGTCGATTTCTCACGGGGGTTCCGGTACTGCCTCGAAACGGGCCAGTCGCCGGTGCCGACAGGTTCGCTCCACACGCTCTCGATCGACGTGCCGGCAGTCGAGGTACACCGGGAGGGGCACCTTCGCGAGGCCACCGTCGAGGGCGAGTCGATCACGGGCGATCCGTCCCAGGTGCTCGACGGCGTTCTCGACCGGATCCACGACGCTGACCCCGACGTGCTGGTGCTTTCGAGTGCCGAGATCGTCCCCGAACTGTTCGCGATCGCCGACACACAGGAGCGAGACCCCATCGCCGTCGGCCGACTGCCCGGATACCGGAAACTCGCCGGCGAGTCGACCTACGAGAGCTACGGCCAGGTCGGACACTCCCCGGCCCGCTATTCGGTGCCGGGGCGGGCGATCATCGACCGCTCGAACACGTTCTTCTACGCCCAGACGAACCTCGCCGGCGTCCTCGATCTGGTCGCACGCTCGCACAAACCCCTCCAGGAGCTGGCCTGGGCGTCGATCGGGAACGTCCTCACGGCGATCCAGATCCGGGCGGCCACACGGCGGGACGTGCTGGTCCCCTGGCGGTCCTTCCGCCACGAGCAGTTCAAGACGATGGGCCAGCTTCGGGCGGCCGACCGCGGCGGGTTCACGTTCTCGCCCGACGTGGGACTCCACGAGGACGTTCACGAACTCGATTTCGCCTCGATGTATCCGAACATCATCGTCACCCGAAACATCTCCCCGGAGACGATCCGGGGGGATTGTGACTCTTCGACGACGGTGCCCGAACTGGACTACGAGATCTGTGAGCAGCCAGGCTATCTCCCCGACGTGCTCGAACCGCTGGTCACGGCTCGCGAGGAGATCAAGGCCGAGCGGGCGGCGACGGACGACCCGGAGCAACGAGCGGCACTCGCCGGCCGCGCCGAGGCGATCAAGTGGATCCTCGTCTCCTGCTTTGGCTATCAGGGCTTCTCGAACGCGAAGTTCGGCCGGATCGAGGCCCACGAGGCCATCAACGCCTACGCCCGCGAGATCCTCCTCACCGCAAAAGAACGCCTGGAGGCCGGCGGCTGGCGCGTGGTCCACGGGATCGTCGACTCCATCTGGGTGACCCCGATGGCGGAGACCGACCAGCGACCGCTCGGGGAGATCACGGCGGCGATTACCGAGGCGACCGGGATCGAACTGGAGTACGAGGCCGCCTACGACTGGGTGGCCTTCGTCCCGAAGAAAGACACCGAAGCGGGCGCGTTGACCAGATACTTCGGGCGACGGGCCGACCCCGCGCCGGACGAGTCCCCCGTCAAGGTTCGCGGGATCGAGGCCAGACAGCGCTCGACCTGTGACTGGGTCGGCGACCTGCAGCGGACGCTGATCGAGGTCCTCGACGAGCACCGGGAACCCGAACCCGTCCTCGATGTGCTCAGGGAGCGACTCGATCGACTGGCCCGGGGGGCCGTGGACCCGGAGCGACTGTTGCTCACGAACCGGGTGGGAAAACCGCTGGCGGAGTACACCCAATCGACGCGGAACGTGGCCGCACTGAAGCGAACGCGAGCCACCGGGATCGACCTCGCGCCCGGCCAGGACGTCTCCTACGTGGTCGTCGACGACTCGAAGACCACCCGAGAGCGGGTGCGACTACAGGGAGAGCCACTCGAGGACTACGACGCCGATTTCTATCGAAAACGGGCCGTTCGCGCAGCGGCGTCGGTGCTGTCACCCCTGGGCGTTCGCGAACGCGATATCGAGTCCCACCTGGCCGATTTCGAGTCCACGAGCGTGACCGGCTGGACCGTGTCCCGAGAAATGTGA
- a CDS encoding P-loop NTPase family protein codes for MHHTGSVPELPQLSPGVRLLDAPRRSIGPLHALVLDHLLVTGGTAVWIDAHGHATTTYLAEVAPSPRVLDRVRVARGFTPYQHQSLLQDAAAEIDGDTSLVVAPAVDGLYRDEDVRGAEPQSMLLRSVARLARYAREAEIPVLTTRAAADEFSAPVSQVADSTITVERTRFGPRFRSPNFETQIYAESGPTMQTTLTYWARILRARRPAHETQPSQERAIAEVSP; via the coding sequence ATGCATCACACAGGTTCCGTGCCGGAGCTCCCCCAGCTCTCGCCCGGGGTCCGGCTCCTCGACGCTCCGCGACGCTCGATCGGCCCGCTGCACGCGCTCGTACTCGATCACCTGCTCGTGACGGGTGGCACCGCCGTCTGGATCGACGCCCACGGGCACGCGACCACGACCTATTTGGCCGAGGTCGCGCCCAGCCCGCGTGTCCTCGACCGGGTTCGCGTCGCCCGTGGGTTCACTCCCTACCAGCACCAGTCGCTGCTCCAGGACGCCGCGGCCGAGATCGACGGCGACACGAGTCTCGTCGTCGCGCCGGCCGTCGACGGGCTCTACCGCGACGAGGACGTTCGCGGGGCCGAACCCCAGTCGATGCTCCTCCGGAGTGTGGCCCGACTCGCCCGCTACGCTCGCGAGGCCGAGATCCCCGTCCTCACGACCCGGGCCGCGGCCGACGAGTTCAGCGCGCCGGTCTCCCAGGTTGCGGACAGCACCATCACGGTCGAGCGAACCCGGTTCGGGCCCCGGTTTCGGAGCCCGAACTTCGAGACCCAGATCTACGCCGAGTCGGGGCCGACCATGCAGACCACACTCACCTACTGGGCGCGGATCCTCCGGGCCCGACGCCCGGCCCACGAGACACAGCCCAGCCAGGAGCGGGCGATCGCGGAGGTGAGTCCCTGA
- a CDS encoding type II CAAX endopeptidase family protein: MPGTIRSTIDAHRLASFLLVTYAFTWTIQGALAASGMEASWTHSILIGLGGFGPPVGAAVVVWASEGSLRQWVGQLFKWRIGAKWWLLALGLPLLILALGSVLFVALGGPVDLGSFPFPGIYLFALVWGTVWGGGQEELGWRGFMLPVLQERYSALVSSLAVGVAWALWHLPLLLNATTVHGGWSRSQQFIWFFTIIAGSILWTWMYNSTGGSVLAVAVFHAGINAMGIFHPADMAVLAPGGVPDPWLNFLAEVTGAVPLVALAALLVVIYGAEHLAPRDRPGLERLGLD, encoded by the coding sequence ATGCCCGGAACTATTCGGTCGACGATCGACGCTCACCGACTGGCGAGTTTCCTCCTCGTCACGTACGCGTTCACGTGGACGATCCAGGGGGCGCTCGCGGCCAGCGGGATGGAGGCCTCCTGGACACACTCCATCCTGATCGGGTTGGGGGGTTTCGGCCCGCCGGTCGGGGCGGCCGTCGTGGTCTGGGCGAGCGAGGGGAGTCTCCGGCAGTGGGTCGGCCAACTATTCAAGTGGCGGATCGGCGCGAAATGGTGGCTGCTCGCGCTCGGTCTCCCGCTTCTCATCCTCGCACTCGGGAGTGTCTTGTTCGTCGCCCTCGGCGGCCCGGTCGATCTCGGCTCCTTCCCCTTCCCGGGTATCTATCTCTTTGCCCTGGTCTGGGGGACCGTCTGGGGTGGCGGCCAGGAGGAACTCGGCTGGCGTGGGTTCATGCTCCCGGTGCTTCAGGAGCGGTACAGCGCGCTCGTCTCCAGCCTGGCGGTCGGAGTGGCCTGGGCCCTGTGGCACCTGCCGCTCCTGCTCAACGCCACGACGGTCCACGGCGGCTGGTCGCGCTCCCAGCAGTTCATCTGGTTTTTCACCATCATCGCGGGGTCGATCCTCTGGACCTGGATGTACAACAGTACCGGCGGGAGCGTCCTCGCCGTGGCCGTCTTCCACGCCGGCATCAACGCCATGGGGATCTTCCACCCGGCCGATATGGCGGTGCTCGCCCCCGGCGGTGTCCCCGATCCCTGGCTGAACTTCCTGGCCGAGGTCACGGGCGCGGTCCCGCTCGTCGCCCTCGCGGCCCTCCTGGTCGTGATCTACGGGGCCGAGCACCTCGCGCCCCGCGATCGCCCCGGGCTCGAACGCCTCGGTCTCGATTAG
- a CDS encoding Cdc6/Cdc18 family protein, whose protein sequence is MLHRSHRNEIVANAAVFDAGWVPADFRSRDAELNTMATALEPILDGEPASGLFLHGPSGTGKTSSSQYLLEKLDEHAGHLETATVNCWSNHSRYRVLRRIVEAVDGPRARTRDHAAAALQERLADLETPTVVVLDEADQLDEPDVLYTLYELPALHVVATANTKADVLLGLDERIQSRLRTFHDVHFAPYTAAELDVILQQRVDHGLQPDVIEAAQVRQIARAANGNARDAIAALDGAAQRAVEDGAERIRDTHVETAIETASRAVRSETLDRLNDHQHAIYEIVAATEPASPGAIYERYADRMADPRSRRTVRKYLRKLEQYDLLVASGHAQAREYRLGPDAPRPS, encoded by the coding sequence ATGCTGCACCGGTCCCACCGGAACGAGATCGTCGCGAACGCGGCGGTGTTCGACGCCGGCTGGGTCCCCGCGGACTTTCGCTCCCGGGACGCGGAACTGAACACGATGGCGACGGCCCTCGAACCGATCCTCGACGGCGAGCCAGCCTCGGGGCTGTTCCTCCATGGCCCCTCGGGGACGGGCAAGACGAGCAGCAGCCAGTACCTCCTCGAAAAGCTCGACGAGCACGCCGGGCACCTCGAGACGGCCACCGTCAACTGCTGGTCGAATCACTCCCGGTACCGGGTGCTCCGACGGATCGTCGAAGCGGTCGACGGCCCCCGGGCACGGACCCGGGATCACGCCGCAGCCGCACTCCAGGAGCGGCTGGCCGACCTCGAAACGCCCACGGTCGTCGTCCTGGACGAGGCCGATCAACTCGACGAGCCGGACGTACTCTACACGCTCTACGAACTGCCGGCGCTCCACGTCGTCGCCACGGCCAACACGAAAGCGGACGTGCTGCTCGGCCTCGACGAGCGGATCCAGTCCCGGCTCCGGACCTTCCACGACGTGCACTTCGCGCCCTACACGGCCGCCGAACTCGACGTGATCCTCCAGCAACGGGTCGACCACGGCCTCCAGCCCGACGTGATCGAGGCCGCACAGGTGAGACAGATCGCCCGGGCCGCAAACGGGAACGCCAGGGACGCGATCGCCGCACTCGACGGGGCGGCCCAGCGGGCAGTCGAGGACGGGGCCGAACGGATCCGGGATACCCACGTCGAGACGGCCATCGAGACCGCGAGCCGGGCGGTCCGGTCCGAGACACTCGACCGGCTCAACGACCACCAGCACGCGATTTACGAGATCGTCGCGGCCACGGAACCGGCCAGCCCGGGGGCGATCTACGAGCGCTATGCCGATCGAATGGCCGACCCCCGCTCGCGCCGGACGGTCCGGAAGTACCTCCGGAAGCTCGAACAGTACGACCTCCTCGTCGCCTCGGGCCATGCACAGGCACGCGAGTACCGGCTGGGGCCGGACGCACCGCGGCCGAGCTAA